From a single Paenibacillus sp. FSL R5-0345 genomic region:
- a CDS encoding saccharopine dehydrogenase family protein, which yields MGKALIIGAGGVSSVVVHKCCQNPDVFEEICIASRTVAKCDALKDKLAGGRTKISTAQVDADNTDEVIELIKSFEPDVVINVALPYQDLTIMDACLATGVHYVDTANYEPQDTAKFEYSWQWAYKERFEKAGLTALLGSGFDPGVTGVFTAYAQKHYFDEIHTIDIVDANAGDHGYPFATNFNPEINIREITANGRYFENGEWIETAPLSEKKVYDLPEIGPKDIYLLYHEELESLAVNIKGVKKIRFWMTFSQNYLTHLKVLENVGMTSIEPIMYEGKEIVPLQFLKAILPDPASLGPRTKGKTNIGCIIQGTKDGKPKTYYVYNVCDHEECYAEVGSQAISYTTGVPAMIGAMLIIKGIWKKPGVFNVEEFDPDPFMEALNKHGLPWQEDFSPTLLD from the coding sequence TTGGGAAAAGCGTTAATTATTGGCGCTGGCGGTGTTTCCAGTGTTGTTGTTCACAAATGCTGCCAGAACCCGGATGTATTTGAAGAGATCTGCATAGCTAGCAGAACTGTCGCGAAATGTGACGCTCTGAAAGATAAATTAGCCGGAGGCCGCACGAAGATTTCTACTGCTCAGGTCGATGCAGATAATACGGACGAAGTCATTGAACTGATCAAGAGCTTTGAGCCGGATGTCGTTATTAATGTCGCTCTCCCATATCAGGACCTGACAATCATGGATGCGTGCCTGGCAACAGGAGTACACTATGTGGATACTGCCAACTATGAACCACAAGATACAGCGAAATTTGAATACTCTTGGCAGTGGGCTTATAAAGAAAGATTTGAAAAAGCAGGCCTTACCGCGTTGCTTGGTAGTGGATTTGATCCAGGTGTAACGGGCGTGTTCACAGCTTACGCTCAAAAGCACTATTTTGATGAGATTCATACCATTGATATTGTAGACGCCAATGCTGGTGATCACGGATATCCATTTGCAACAAACTTTAATCCTGAAATCAATATTCGTGAAATTACAGCCAATGGCCGCTATTTCGAGAATGGCGAGTGGATTGAAACTGCACCGCTTTCTGAGAAAAAGGTATATGATCTTCCGGAAATTGGACCAAAGGATATTTATCTTTTGTATCATGAAGAATTGGAATCCTTGGCTGTTAACATCAAGGGTGTGAAGAAGATCCGTTTCTGGATGACCTTCTCGCAGAACTACCTGACGCATTTGAAAGTGCTTGAGAATGTTGGCATGACTTCTATCGAGCCTATCATGTATGAAGGTAAAGAGATCGTTCCTCTACAATTCTTGAAGGCGATTTTGCCTGACCCGGCTTCCTTGGGACCAAGAACAAAAGGTAAAACAAACATTGGATGTATCATCCAAGGAACCAAAGACGGAAAGCCGAAAACTTATTATGTATACAATGTTTGCGATCATGAAGAGTGCTATGCAGAGGTTGGCTCCCAAGCCATTTCCTACACTACAGGCGTTCCTGCAATGATCGGAGCGATGTTAATTATAAAAGGTATCTGGAAGAAACCAGGCGTGTTCAACGTTGAAGAGTTCGATCCAGATCCATTCATGGAAGCTTTAAATAAACATGGTCTGCCTTGGCAAGAAGATTTCTCGCCAACGCTGCTAGACTAA
- a CDS encoding DUF5808 domain-containing protein gives MAIFFFFIAVFIFVIMLLTFMSTLKPKDNLWFGVSFPCYALEDERLRELRISTGEMYKKYGFLLILLLIPILFLSSYISLSLIFFYVWTCAMVLLLRIPFIKAHRAATQLKRENEWFVGEKRMVRIDTKLSLLKKKMGLSLYWYIIPTLIAALSFTIPVPKGSIEILRMAGGTALGLTVFFFVIAVSFNRMKPKVYTDNSETNILLNQTNRRYWSLLWFGMAIINSCIAVITVYALSLNGTASTIVWSLGIFFVSVVPVLGIFYVHYKLKQFETTLLKGEHEILYTDDDEYWINGTTYNNPNDRSVMVPKRLGIGTTINIGTKTGKSIYYGLFVFVALLLIGTGWMGVQADFSTPTLTADGKGTVSIKYPMYNYSFAMKDVQELKLVDSYPSGGRRTNGVATDTVAIGNFKFEEYGKSKAYLVKNSPPYIVIKLPEVYVLYNAKDATETERTYAELQKGSGIFH, from the coding sequence ATGGCTATTTTCTTCTTTTTTATAGCTGTGTTTATTTTTGTGATTATGCTTCTGACGTTTATGAGCACCTTGAAGCCTAAGGACAATCTGTGGTTTGGGGTTAGTTTTCCGTGTTATGCTCTTGAGGATGAACGTCTGCGCGAACTGCGAATCTCAACTGGGGAGATGTACAAAAAGTATGGATTCTTATTAATTTTACTCTTGATTCCTATCTTATTTTTAAGCTCCTATATATCTCTTTCACTGATCTTTTTTTATGTTTGGACGTGTGCAATGGTGCTTCTGCTTCGAATTCCCTTCATAAAAGCACATCGTGCGGCTACACAGTTGAAGCGGGAGAATGAGTGGTTCGTGGGAGAGAAGCGAATGGTTAGAATAGATACTAAGCTATCCCTGCTAAAAAAGAAAATGGGCCTTTCTTTATACTGGTACATAATTCCTACCCTGATTGCTGCGTTATCTTTTACGATTCCGGTTCCGAAGGGAAGTATTGAAATTCTTCGAATGGCTGGTGGCACAGCATTAGGGTTGACTGTGTTTTTCTTTGTTATTGCAGTATCCTTTAATCGAATGAAGCCTAAAGTGTACACGGACAACAGCGAGACTAATATCCTGCTTAATCAGACTAATCGTAGATATTGGTCCCTGCTCTGGTTTGGCATGGCTATAATCAATAGCTGCATCGCCGTAATTACGGTATATGCCCTCTCCTTAAATGGGACAGCTTCAACTATAGTATGGAGTCTGGGCATCTTCTTTGTCTCTGTTGTTCCGGTCCTAGGGATCTTTTACGTCCATTATAAATTGAAGCAATTTGAAACAACGCTCCTTAAAGGAGAACATGAAATTCTTTATACGGATGATGATGAATATTGGATCAATGGGACAACGTATAATAACCCCAATGATCGTTCTGTTATGGTTCCGAAGCGTCTTGGGATTGGTACTACGATTAATATTGGGACAAAAACGGGTAAGAGTATATATTACGGCCTCTTTGTATTCGTTGCATTGCTGTTGATCGGGACGGGGTGGATGGGCGTCCAGGCTGATTTCTCAACACCTACATTAACTGCAGATGGAAAGGGTACCGTTTCGATTAAATATCCGATGTACAACTACAGCTTCGCTATGAAAGATGTGCAAGAGCTTAAGCTTGTGGACAGTTACCCTTCAGGAGGCCGAAGAACAAATGGCGTAGCGACGGATACGGTAGCTATTGGAAACTTTAAGTTTGAGGAGTACGGAAAGAGTAAAGCATATCTTGTTAAAAATTCTCCGCCGTATATTGTGATCAAATTACCAGAGGTGTATGTGCTCTACAACGCCAAAGATGCCACTGAGACTGAACGTACTTATGCGGAACTGCAGAAAGGGAGTGGAATTTTTCATTGA
- a CDS encoding LTA synthase family protein codes for MKKDFQIKNKPFLIFSFILLLKCAVAWFVVFSDGPNWSMLLTEIPFFFIVFGLIEWMASKRKFLYYMIANLLISVIYFAVLMYYKYYGVIATYHALEQADKVTKVGESTYSLLDPYYLFIFVDIVVFMFFMFRPKYIAIWKERGMNRRMNRTALLGIISVSLAICVFNVWPNHASMNENKKAESMGILNYEVYTIFADTTEKQEMIDSKEITQQSVDATKGITEPVSPKYWAAAQGKNLIVVQMESFQNFLLGLSIDGQEVTPNLNKLIASEHYFNNFYTNAGQGTTSDAEFVVNTSLYVPHHEVATSSNYMTKELPSLPKLMKANGYNTATFHTNSVEFWNRKTLYKVLGFDKYYDQSFYGDDDHIAFGSSDEVLYAKTVPELVKMDAEDDPFYAMVISMSAHHPYKMPESKFKMTLPKRYEGTLVGDYILAQNYADYAMGQFLDELKSSGLWNDSVIVFYGDHQGVSLYSLDGNEKSLMEEMVGHEYGYTDMFNVPFIVHAPGIDQPTVYTQTGGQIDILPTVANLLGISMKDQLHFGEDLMNQQTNLLPVRHFLPTGSFINDTSLYLTGVDYNDGNNYNLIDGSETEGGSTQAQFDAVQRLLNMSNSYILQRPDLSTTDDAEQSK; via the coding sequence ATGAAAAAAGATTTTCAAATAAAAAATAAGCCCTTTCTAATCTTTAGCTTCATCCTGCTCTTAAAATGCGCAGTGGCCTGGTTCGTGGTTTTTAGTGACGGCCCTAATTGGAGCATGCTGCTCACAGAGATCCCGTTCTTCTTTATCGTCTTTGGACTCATTGAGTGGATGGCTTCCAAACGGAAGTTTCTGTATTACATGATTGCGAACTTATTAATTTCAGTGATTTATTTTGCCGTCCTGATGTATTACAAGTATTACGGTGTAATTGCTACTTACCATGCTTTGGAACAAGCAGATAAGGTAACCAAGGTCGGAGAAAGCACGTACTCCTTGCTGGATCCTTACTATTTGTTCATTTTTGTGGATATTGTAGTCTTCATGTTCTTTATGTTCCGTCCGAAATATATTGCGATCTGGAAAGAAAGAGGCATGAACCGGCGCATGAACCGAACCGCTTTACTTGGGATCATTAGCGTTTCTCTTGCAATCTGTGTCTTTAATGTTTGGCCGAATCACGCAAGTATGAACGAGAATAAAAAGGCAGAGAGTATGGGGATTCTCAATTACGAGGTATATACCATTTTTGCCGACACCACGGAAAAGCAAGAAATGATCGACAGTAAAGAAATTACGCAGCAGTCTGTGGACGCTACAAAGGGAATTACGGAGCCAGTCTCTCCAAAGTATTGGGCAGCGGCTCAAGGTAAGAATCTCATTGTAGTGCAAATGGAATCTTTTCAGAATTTCCTGCTTGGTTTAAGCATTGACGGACAGGAAGTAACTCCAAATCTAAATAAGCTTATAGCAAGTGAACATTATTTCAATAACTTCTATACGAATGCGGGGCAAGGAACAACATCGGATGCAGAGTTTGTAGTGAACACCTCTCTATATGTTCCTCATCACGAAGTAGCCACTTCCTCCAACTATATGACTAAGGAACTTCCTAGCTTGCCCAAGCTGATGAAAGCGAATGGATATAATACAGCCACCTTTCACACCAACAGCGTAGAATTCTGGAATCGCAAAACCTTATACAAGGTGCTGGGCTTTGATAAATACTACGATCAGTCCTTCTATGGAGATGATGATCATATCGCATTTGGTTCTTCCGATGAGGTGCTGTATGCCAAGACAGTTCCTGAATTAGTTAAAATGGATGCTGAAGACGATCCTTTTTACGCGATGGTTATCTCTATGAGTGCTCATCACCCTTATAAAATGCCAGAATCTAAATTTAAAATGACGCTGCCTAAAAGGTACGAAGGAACCTTGGTCGGCGACTATATTTTAGCCCAAAATTATGCGGATTACGCCATGGGACAATTTCTAGACGAACTGAAGTCCAGCGGGTTATGGAACGATAGCGTGATTGTCTTCTACGGAGATCATCAAGGTGTGTCCCTGTATTCCCTTGACGGCAATGAGAAATCATTAATGGAGGAAATGGTCGGACACGAGTATGGATATACCGATATGTTCAACGTTCCTTTTATTGTTCATGCTCCAGGCATTGACCAGCCTACTGTGTACACACAGACAGGAGGTCAGATTGACATCTTACCAACTGTAGCTAATCTGTTAGGGATTTCTATGAAGGACCAGCTCCACTTCGGAGAAGATCTGATGAATCAACAAACCAATCTGCTACCTGTTAGACATTTTCTTCCTACTGGTTCTTTTATTAATGACACAAGCTTGTACTTGACTGGTGTCGATTACAATGATGGAAATAACTATAATCTAATCGATGGCTCTGAAACTGAGGGCGGTTCGACACAAGCGCAATTTGATGCTGTTCAGCGGCTCCTGAATATGTCTAATAGTTATATTTTGCAACGGCCGGATTTATCTACTACGGATGATGCCGAACAAAGCAAATAA
- a CDS encoding RCC1 domain-containing protein gives MSKKGLISKVRVRMICKTVIGTVISLIMLSPLVVAADSTVNFPDEKKLLSGITGLDAGDRSAYAITADGTAWAWGGGYGSIGNGATTPAYTPVKMHIDHVKQVSGGYRHNLILKDDGTVWAVGGNEHGQLGTGTQSLTVTVDPVQVQGLTDVTSVSAGDSFSLALRKDGTVWAWGGNEQGELGDNSGKNGLTPMQVKGLPSILSIAAGSNNSVALGNGGEVWVWGSSKIRGNKKDAVLKPTLLKGGGEYRAVYTNGWGGAALRWDGTVWLWNNYTDMNPGETLQPVQIPGLTDVISMTTGSAVKADGTVWQWTVGDKNKMNVKQISGIQNAVSITSGNRNHYVLLKDGHVLAWGTNEFGQTGLGVRDFMIDTPQPVKKSIQVQLNNNEMELTMPPLLLNNSTYVPLRGIFQQMGVNVRWDVPSRSVIAVKESTSTTIILNSISGQTTVNGKVIATDQKPVFINDSVYVPLRLISEMLGAKVEWDAEAYAVQIHTN, from the coding sequence GTGTCCAAAAAAGGTTTGATCTCTAAAGTGCGAGTAAGAATGATATGTAAAACTGTTATTGGGACTGTTATAAGCTTGATTATGCTCTCTCCATTAGTGGTAGCAGCGGATAGTACAGTGAATTTCCCGGATGAAAAGAAGTTATTGTCAGGTATCACAGGGCTGGATGCGGGGGATAGAAGTGCTTATGCCATCACAGCAGATGGAACGGCCTGGGCTTGGGGTGGTGGATACGGATCTATTGGTAATGGGGCAACGACGCCGGCGTATACTCCAGTCAAAATGCATATCGATCATGTAAAGCAAGTTTCAGGTGGCTACCGTCATAATTTGATATTGAAAGATGATGGAACCGTGTGGGCTGTGGGAGGGAATGAACATGGACAACTTGGCACTGGAACGCAGTCGTTGACGGTTACTGTTGATCCCGTTCAAGTGCAAGGGCTAACCGATGTGACCTCTGTTTCAGCGGGTGATTCATTTAGCTTAGCGCTTCGAAAAGACGGAACGGTCTGGGCATGGGGAGGCAATGAGCAAGGAGAACTTGGCGACAATTCGGGGAAAAACGGGCTAACACCGATGCAAGTGAAAGGGTTACCCTCCATTTTATCTATCGCTGCGGGATCAAATAATTCAGTGGCGCTTGGTAACGGTGGAGAAGTGTGGGTGTGGGGATCGTCTAAAATTAGAGGCAATAAAAAGGATGCGGTTCTAAAGCCTACCCTGCTTAAAGGCGGCGGGGAGTATAGAGCTGTTTATACGAATGGGTGGGGTGGAGCAGCTTTGAGATGGGATGGCACCGTTTGGTTATGGAATAATTACACAGATATGAATCCGGGTGAAACTTTACAGCCGGTTCAGATTCCAGGACTCACGGATGTCATATCGATGACAACGGGCTCCGCGGTGAAAGCTGATGGGACCGTATGGCAGTGGACAGTTGGCGATAAAAATAAGATGAATGTTAAGCAGATTAGTGGTATTCAAAATGCAGTTTCGATTACCAGCGGGAACAGAAATCATTATGTACTTTTAAAAGACGGTCATGTTCTTGCATGGGGAACGAATGAATTTGGACAGACTGGGTTGGGGGTTAGAGATTTTATGATTGACACGCCTCAGCCCGTGAAGAAATCGATTCAGGTGCAGTTGAACAATAATGAAATGGAGTTGACCATGCCTCCATTACTGCTCAACAATTCTACGTACGTTCCGCTAAGAGGAATATTTCAGCAAATGGGCGTGAATGTACGTTGGGACGTCCCATCGAGATCAGTGATTGCCGTGAAGGAATCTACATCTACTACGATAATCTTAAATTCGATAAGTGGACAAACGACTGTAAATGGAAAAGTAATAGCCACAGATCAAAAGCCGGTCTTTATTAATGATAGTGTGTATGTCCCATTAAGACTAATCAGTGAAATGTTAGGCGCTAAAGTGGAGTGGGATGCAGAGGCTTATGCTGTTCAAATCCATACGAATTAA
- the nspC gene encoding carboxynorspermidine decarboxylase, whose protein sequence is MDIDISAVPSPCYLVDERLLTRNLEIMNSVQERTGAKILLAQKGFSMHSLYPLVGKYLHGVTSSSLFEARLGYEKMGKEVHVYAPAYIDSEFDELLGYSDHIVFNSFDQWNRFKDRVKSAPKHISCGIRVNPEYSEIEVPLYDPCYNYSRMGVTLPNFRPEELEGIDGLHFHTMCEQNSDTLERTLKVVEEKFGPYLKGMKWLNFGGGHHITRPDYDLETLVKCILHMKETYGVEIYLEPGEAVALNTGYLVATVLDVMHNGMDIAILDTSAECHMPDVLAMPYRPNIIDAGQPGEYPYTYRLGGMTCLAGDVIGDYSFKEPLKYGDRLVFLDMAHYSMVKNHMFNGVNLPSIVSYNEEEGIKVIKQFAFEDFSGRLS, encoded by the coding sequence ATGGATATTGATATCAGCGCAGTCCCGTCACCATGTTACCTTGTAGATGAAAGATTGCTTACACGTAATCTTGAGATTATGAATTCTGTACAGGAACGCACTGGAGCAAAGATTTTGCTCGCGCAAAAAGGCTTCTCCATGCATTCCTTGTATCCGTTAGTTGGGAAGTACTTGCATGGTGTAACCTCAAGCTCCTTGTTCGAAGCCAGACTTGGTTATGAAAAAATGGGCAAAGAGGTTCATGTATACGCACCAGCTTATATAGATAGTGAGTTTGATGAGCTCCTTGGATACTCCGATCACATTGTGTTCAATTCTTTTGACCAGTGGAATCGATTCAAGGATCGCGTAAAGAGCGCACCGAAGCACATCAGCTGCGGCATTCGAGTGAATCCGGAATATTCCGAGATCGAAGTTCCGCTGTATGATCCGTGCTACAATTATTCCAGAATGGGAGTAACTCTGCCTAACTTCAGACCGGAAGAGCTTGAGGGCATTGATGGACTACACTTCCATACCATGTGCGAACAGAATTCGGATACACTTGAGCGTACGCTTAAGGTAGTCGAAGAGAAGTTCGGACCTTATCTCAAAGGAATGAAATGGCTTAATTTCGGTGGCGGTCATCATATTACACGTCCTGACTATGACCTGGAGACCCTGGTCAAATGCATTCTGCACATGAAAGAGACTTACGGTGTGGAAATCTATCTGGAGCCGGGTGAGGCAGTAGCTCTTAATACCGGATATCTGGTAGCTACCGTTCTCGATGTGATGCATAACGGCATGGACATTGCGATTCTAGATACCTCGGCAGAGTGCCATATGCCGGATGTACTGGCTATGCCGTACCGTCCGAACATTATCGATGCTGGACAACCTGGAGAATATCCTTATACGTACAGATTAGGTGGAATGACTTGCCTAGCGGGAGACGTTATCGGAGATTATTCTTTCAAGGAGCCTTTGAAATACGGTGATAGACTCGTATTCCTTGATATGGCCCATTATTCCATGGTGAAGAACCATATGTTTAATGGCGTGAACCTGCCTTCCATTGTTAGTTACAATGAAGAAGAGGGAATCAAAGTAATCAAACAGTTCGCTTTCGAAGATTTCAGCGGACGTTTATCTTAA
- a CDS encoding stalk domain-containing protein — MKKWLSMVSAVLVLSLASNVSAAAAAENPTTTTNLTSYGADYLTKTDGSFWVWGGNRSVPTQIHDLNEVQAYFGSQYVMKKDLSVWQWRTSAYSETVKVTPVQELDNLVDIFMTGNRTIALKGDGTILSAPLSSDGLTTSAFTPVSGVDNVAAVGGYYESDLHKSWTRYVFLKKDGTVSTTRDDFESFETILNLTDIIQIKNNLALKKDGSIWSWPVQDYYNNQGAPIDLSATPLKGISNIKSLKGNQNSLLAIDGASQLWFWGATITGSSDGTTYHEQPPILLKGIKNVVDAYIVERSIVALTGEGNVYQTSIENEMMPADSKFTLLEKEISSLKKGGRHIIMQKKDGSLWGWGVNKDAQLGYGDYEFSHAGPVPVQKPISISLNGESIPLSNGVITRNGQNFVPLRSLFEKLGATITYKENFTAAKTIDKQIMITRAATDKPALAISINGVTGATMVNNTTVNLPTLPFIVNGSMYLPLRFISEQLGANVEWLPQEERIAITMQ; from the coding sequence ATGAAAAAATGGCTCAGCATGGTTAGTGCTGTTCTAGTATTAAGCCTCGCCTCTAACGTAAGCGCAGCTGCAGCTGCAGAGAACCCAACCACGACTACCAACCTCACTTCGTATGGCGCGGATTATCTGACCAAAACAGATGGTTCCTTTTGGGTATGGGGAGGTAATCGCTCCGTCCCTACGCAAATCCATGACCTGAATGAGGTACAAGCATACTTTGGTTCACAATATGTAATGAAGAAAGACCTTTCGGTCTGGCAATGGAGAACATCGGCATACTCTGAAACTGTTAAAGTGACCCCCGTTCAAGAGCTAGACAATCTGGTCGATATATTCATGACGGGAAATAGAACGATAGCCCTTAAAGGAGACGGGACGATTCTAAGTGCCCCCCTTTCATCCGATGGACTCACTACCTCCGCGTTCACACCGGTTTCCGGCGTCGATAACGTGGCCGCTGTGGGCGGTTACTATGAGTCTGATCTTCATAAGAGCTGGACACGTTACGTGTTCTTAAAGAAAGATGGAACTGTTTCTACTACACGCGATGACTTCGAAAGCTTCGAAACCATCCTGAATTTAACGGATATTATTCAAATTAAAAACAATCTGGCACTTAAAAAGGACGGCTCCATATGGAGTTGGCCAGTCCAAGATTATTACAATAACCAAGGAGCTCCAATAGATCTATCTGCGACCCCTCTCAAGGGAATCAGTAATATTAAAAGTTTAAAAGGAAATCAGAACAGCCTATTAGCCATTGATGGAGCCTCTCAATTATGGTTCTGGGGCGCTACCATTACAGGTTCCTCAGACGGAACAACCTATCATGAACAACCACCGATTCTTCTAAAAGGGATCAAGAATGTAGTTGATGCTTACATCGTAGAGCGGTCTATTGTTGCGTTAACCGGGGAAGGAAACGTCTATCAAACTTCTATTGAGAACGAAATGATGCCCGCAGATTCAAAATTCACACTTCTCGAAAAAGAAATAAGTAGCCTAAAGAAAGGCGGACGACATATCATCATGCAAAAGAAAGACGGCTCACTCTGGGGCTGGGGTGTCAATAAGGACGCACAGCTGGGCTATGGCGACTATGAATTCAGCCATGCCGGGCCCGTTCCAGTGCAAAAGCCTATTTCAATCTCCTTAAATGGAGAATCTATCCCACTCTCAAATGGAGTTATTACTCGAAACGGACAAAATTTCGTCCCGCTTCGATCGCTGTTCGAAAAATTAGGAGCCACAATTACCTATAAAGAGAACTTTACAGCTGCGAAAACAATAGATAAACAAATTATGATCACACGAGCCGCTACAGATAAACCGGCTCTCGCCATCAGTATTAACGGTGTAACTGGAGCGACAATGGTGAACAATACAACCGTAAATCTTCCTACACTACCCTTCATCGTAAACGGTTCGATGTATCTGCCACTTCGCTTTATAAGTGAGCAACTCGGAGCAAATGTGGAGTGGCTCCCACAAGAGGAGCGCATCGCCATCACGATGCAATAA
- a CDS encoding deoxynucleoside kinase has protein sequence MKHAPFIAVEGPIGAGKTTLASMLAEELNLPIIKEIVDENPFLAKFYENMDDWSFQLEMFFLCNRYKQLEDTVTQYIDKGIPVISDYHIYKNLIFGERTLNGTKREKYRQIYHVLTDDLPKPNIILYIKANLDTLLTRIEKRGRPFEEGMDTAYLEQLIKDYDDAMASLAIQEPSTVIITIDGNAVDFVENPEHFTEIVSYIKELMK, from the coding sequence ATGAAACATGCACCGTTTATTGCAGTAGAAGGCCCAATCGGGGCTGGCAAAACAACATTAGCTTCTATGCTAGCAGAGGAATTAAATTTACCGATCATTAAAGAGATTGTCGATGAGAATCCGTTTCTGGCTAAATTTTATGAGAACATGGACGATTGGAGCTTTCAACTGGAGATGTTTTTTCTTTGTAATCGGTATAAGCAGCTTGAAGATACCGTTACACAGTACATAGATAAAGGGATCCCGGTCATTTCGGATTACCATATTTATAAGAACCTCATCTTTGGAGAACGAACACTGAACGGAACGAAACGTGAGAAGTATCGGCAAATTTATCATGTGCTTACGGATGACCTGCCAAAGCCGAATATCATTCTCTATATTAAAGCCAATTTAGATACGTTATTAACCAGAATTGAAAAACGTGGGCGTCCCTTTGAAGAGGGGATGGATACTGCGTATTTGGAGCAATTAATTAAAGATTATGATGACGCGATGGCCTCTCTAGCAATTCAGGAGCCTTCGACCGTAATTATTACCATTGATGGAAATGCAGTCGATTTCGTGGAGAATCCAGAACACTTCACTGAAATTGTCTCTTATATAAAGGAGCTAATGAAATGA
- a CDS encoding DUF4830 domain-containing protein: protein MARRQFIMIVLTCLLLFLNTGCNGGKKASPTIQSSIWKPEVFLQTLDYKVQSQPDKFLVDVPQDWEVKLGEYPEGLYWRLANVFSKDAGFDLTTLKGSDVEAWRYSLVDGLPGSEGQSGFSYPSNLILLVQSGNTVGAWLEFNVQSVGPSIKKRSLTDITGLTFDEWTEREGLFADAGENGDLASLGHFELLDAFF from the coding sequence ATGGCTCGGCGTCAGTTTATTATGATTGTACTGACCTGCTTACTTCTGTTTTTAAATACGGGATGTAATGGAGGGAAGAAGGCTTCGCCGACGATTCAGTCTTCCATTTGGAAGCCCGAGGTTTTTTTACAAACATTGGATTATAAAGTTCAGAGCCAACCCGATAAATTCTTGGTGGATGTACCACAGGATTGGGAGGTGAAGCTAGGGGAGTATCCAGAGGGACTTTACTGGCGATTAGCTAACGTGTTCTCTAAAGATGCCGGTTTTGATTTGACTACACTGAAGGGCAGTGATGTTGAAGCATGGCGGTATTCTTTAGTCGACGGGCTACCTGGTTCGGAGGGACAAAGCGGATTTTCATATCCTTCCAATCTGATTCTGTTAGTACAATCAGGAAATACCGTTGGGGCTTGGCTTGAATTTAATGTTCAAAGCGTCGGTCCTTCCATTAAGAAGCGTAGTCTTACAGATATAACGGGTCTTACATTTGATGAGTGGACGGAGAGAGAGGGGCTGTTTGCTGATGCAGGAGAGAACGGAGACTTGGCCTCATTAGGACATTTCGAACTGCTGGATGCTTTTTTTTAA
- a CDS encoding GntR family transcriptional regulator, which translates to MIITLDFKSDTPIYVQLRNEIVIGIGSGELADGEKLPTVRQMAEDLGINAMTVNKAYAILKNEGFISIDRRHGATVAPIGNGHPEFKEKLENELRLVISEASVKGIGREEFMQMCAGIFSSVSFKSTSITE; encoded by the coding sequence ATGATCATTACGCTTGATTTTAAAAGTGATACGCCAATCTATGTACAACTCCGAAATGAAATCGTGATTGGGATAGGCTCAGGTGAACTGGCGGATGGGGAGAAATTACCGACAGTGCGGCAAATGGCTGAAGATTTAGGTATAAATGCAATGACCGTGAACAAAGCATACGCAATTTTGAAGAATGAAGGCTTCATATCTATAGATCGCAGGCATGGTGCAACAGTTGCTCCTATAGGGAATGGACATCCAGAGTTTAAGGAGAAGCTGGAAAATGAACTTCGCTTAGTCATCTCGGAGGCTAGTGTAAAAGGGATTGGACGGGAGGAGTTTATGCAAATGTGTGCCGGAATCTTTTCATCGGTATCGTTTAAGTCTACATCCATCACGGAATAG